The Rhinolophus ferrumequinum isolate MPI-CBG mRhiFer1 chromosome 17, mRhiFer1_v1.p, whole genome shotgun sequence DNA window ctgagggccagatcaggtgagtggggagggtgttccaatacagttatttgtttactggctaaaaactccctcacagacagtgctgtgtgagctggtgcattgtcctgatgcaagagccatgaattgttggctaaaagttcaggtcgtctaaccttttcacacagccttttcagtacttccaaagagtaaccttggttaactgtccagttggtacaaagtcataatgaataatccctctgatgtcaaaaaaggttagcaacagtgctgcaacaagttcgtgaacttaattgtcaaacctcataggttcattttaaagtgtaatttGGTTCAATAAGTTAATTACGGAAGAGAAAAATACCAGTTTCTTAGCTGttatgttttgattttcaaaaattaatcatttggattcaagaaataaacacattctgTACTCACTATGTTAATTTTCACTACGTCTTTGTACTGCTTCTCAAGCTTTCACATGGACACAAGTCATCTGGCAACTTTGCTAAAATGCAGCTTCTGTAAGTCTGGTGTGGGGCCCAAattctgcttttctaacaagttccctgcTGGTTTCGAGCACCCTTGGAATAGGAAGGCTCTGAGCAACTGCTTGGAATGccctttctatttattctttgtGATTAGATGCAAACGGCCCTTTTCTGAAAACCCTTGCCCTTGTCTTCAGGGTGAATAATAAATGTCCTTTCCTGTAACCTCCACAGCACTTTCCTCATATCCTTTATTTGCACTTGCCCTGTTCTTgtagttatttctttctttatttattgctttctcCCAAAGGACTATGACTATGGAAAACAGAGTCTCTGTTCTCTTCATGATTTGATCTCTGTTGTCTGGCTTAGTGTTTGATGGCTCAGGCTAGATGTTTATTAACTATCCATTGAACTAATAACAACAACTAACACTTATATGTGTCTGCTATGACTAGTGCAGTGTCAAATCCTTTGCAGACAGCATCTTATTTAATCAGCAGACCAGCCCTATGAGAAAGGTACTGTTATCCTCACTTATACATGAGAACTAAGAACCTTGTTGGTGCTCATGATCAGTTGAGTTTGATTCTGGTTCCCTTAGAAAATTAACTCAGTCTAATTTTACTATACTGAGCAAATCTCTAAGGAATCTAACGCATGCTATAGTTTATTTGTGTATATTATGGCAgccagtttaaaaaaagaaaaacaggaaaacaccTTTTTATCTTATGCCTTCCCAGGACAGTGAAAAAGGTCGGCAGTAACATTGATATTGCCCTCACCTTTTCTTGCTTGGTCAGTGTATTCACCTCCCATCTTGGACTCCTGCCTCCAGACCCCTCTCTTCTATGTTTCCTCTAAAATGTGGATTTGATCATGTCACTGGCTGCAGTTTTCAATGACTCATAATTGCCCTATATGATAATGTCCAGATTTCTTAAGTTAGCTTACAATCTTCCTATAAGCAACTTGTTAGCATCCCCCACCTGCTGAAAGAGGATACTTCTTGAATCCAGAATGATTCATGACCCAAACTAGACACATTCTACTCCTTTGTGTCTTTTCACATTCTCTTCTCACTGCCCTCAATGTCTTTTTTGACCTTTCCCTTGCCATCTCATCCTTCAGGATCCAGTTCCTACCAACTTTGTTAAAAAAGTAACCTCAGCTCCACCCTGGGCTCCAGGTTCCTTCCTTTGTGCTTCTTTAGAATTATACCCATAATTCTGAGGTTGTAGTTGCCACATTTTAGGATCGTAatctatttatgtttttgtcactCGGCTGTGAGCTCCTCACAGGCAGGAATCGTCTCATCTTCCTACTTCCAGCACCCAGCAGAGGACTTGGCACTCAACAGATATTGCTGAGCAAACAAATTTGGTCAAAATAGAAGTGGTTTGGGACTAAGATACCAACTATGAACCTTATCTACAAgcagagttctttcattcattcccagAGCTCTCCATGTGTACTAATTCTATGGTAAATATCACATCTGCTTTGAAGTAGAGCTATATTTGTGCATGGAGTTGTGAGTTCCTCAGAAAGGCTATAGTTGTAGCACATTCATATTTGTATGTCTCGGTTCACATAGGACAGTCTCTTGAACATAGAAACCATTTGTAAAGGTCTGCAGAACTGAAATGAGCTTAACTAACTTCTTGGGTTTTAGCCAAGTTATTATAAAGCCTTCCAATACTCTGGGGCAATGATTATCGCTTACCACAGGACGGAGGATCTATTGTAGAGCTGTTTGATGTGTCACGCTTTCACATGCCTAGGGCTGGAGATATGTTTAAAAGAGGTGGCCATTCTGTCTACTCTGATTACATCGGTCAGTACCTGACCAAGGTAACAGCAATATAGAGAATGTGAAAAGAGAGGAATCATTTTAGAAGGCAGAGTCAATGGAAGAAGGAGTAACGATTCACAGAgggaaatatatttcaatttgaaaCATGTTCATAGTtccactctctttttcttttgttgtatcAGAAATGAATTTGTAGGTAAATATCAGAACATGTCTCTTAATGACTTCTTCACAGAGTAGCCTCTGGTAACCTCAAACTTTTTATCACTCGCCAttctacaaatgtttattgagcatcagCTAAGCATGAAGTGCTGTGCTAGACACATTCTACTCCCCACTAGGACAGAAGATTGggtgaagaaaatatagaatcagaaaacattattgttttttaaataatattttcaatatcaaTTGCAAGAAACATCGTATTCAAACTACAAAATAACACTAGAAAATACTTTAGGCCATATGAGTTTTTAAATCCAGACTTGTTGGATATTGCAAAATCAATAGCTGAGATAATGATTCTAATGGTTATATATTATCAACATTTGCCACTCTAAGACAGtggtaattaaaattaatgtaactGCTCCTAGGATGAAGACAAATATTAATAAGGCCGCAGCTTTCTCTACCAACCTCATCGCCTACCACACTCCTTCCTGCTGCCATGTACGAGTACTTCAGCCATACTGGACTTTGCTCAGAGTCGTGAACACTTTCTGCTCGTATGCCAAAGTTGCACATACTGTCCCCTTTTCCTGTTACATTCTtatctcccttcccccattcaCATGAAAAAACTCTGTTTATCTTTCATGCTTCAGCTCAGTGTCATTCCTCAGAAAATGTCACTTCCCTCACTTCCCTAATCAGGTCATATCCTCCTTGCATATACCCTCCCAGCCCAGACACTTCTCCTTCAGGGTATTTTTggcagttaaaatattttaaaaatcatattctaATGTACCTATCTGGAACTCTAGACTATGAGAACTCTGAATACGAGTTCCATAAAAGTAGGAACacagtttctttttgtttactaCGTGCTCCCCAGTGCTCAGCAAAGCACAAGGAGTGTAGTGGCACTTAATTAAAagctgttgaataaatgaatgcaaaataaattgaagtatcatcaaaaataatattacaatagtgattattattatactagtttaaaaatgattttgttagtagataaatatgaaaaagtacgaagtgaataaaagaaaaaagctatggAACAGGACTGTTGGAGAagaatttcaaatgaatatatTCAAACGGATTAGATTCaaatgaatatattcaaataGATTAGAATACATTCAAAATGAATAGATTCAATGTGAATTCTGAAAACATGAATAATGACAGACAAGATATGTTATAAACAAAGGGAATTAATGGATGAATTATGAGAACCTTCCCTAAAAGCTGTGacagtaagaaaaatatgagCCAAAGACTTTTCAAACTATAAGGAAAAGGAAGCAGTGACACAGGTAACACGTCTTCACATTTGTGGTAGAAATGTAGACGCCTCTTGGAATGAGTCCGAAAGGTGCATGAGAATATAAGTACTTTGGAGATTAGTTGATCAAAACTCTAACTGAATCCACCCTAGAGGTTTAACCAATGTGAATTACAAACTTAGCACATGAATAATGTATGCAAGGGTGAAGTGAGGGTATGGgtatgtgaaaatgaaaacttgtgaTTAATACATCTGTCAGAAATTAGAATGCTATGCCAGTTGGTGATTTGCCTTAAGCTTTTCTCCCTGAGAACTCACGTTGCAAAAGGTGCCAGTTGTTCAGTTTGACACCACCATTTGTTTTCGGTGGACCACCTAGAACGGGGTGTTAGACTCAGTTCTatattgaaagaagaaagaaaatggcttaTTTCTTAGCCTCAAATAAGCCTGTGGGCTTCCGTATGACATGTTCAGCCAGGAATACTTAGGTCAATAACCAAACTCTCCTTTAGGAAAGCATCTTGTAGAAAACTCGTGGCTAAGGGTGGCGTGGGTGTTTTCCAAAGGAGACTTCCAAAGTCTGCAGGGACTTGGCACAAAGGGACCTGCTTTCCTCAGCAATTACAGAGCTCCTTAAGAGAATAGGCTTGTACTCTGGTGACTTAAATGCTCAGACAGGAAGCAGTTCAGGGGATTGTCATGATGTGAAGTCGCTAGACCCACAGGAACAGACTTGTTCTGAAATGACATTCTGACCCGTTTTCTTCACCTCTGCTCATTCTTAACCTCCATCCTTTCCTAATTCCTGACACCATGTGCCTTCCTGGCTCTGTAAGCGGTGGGCTTATCTGCAACATGACTCTTTAAAGAGCCTATGATTAATTATAGAAGAGACCAAGGCTTGGATAATCAATTGTGCGATGCACCTGTTCATAACCGATTTCATGCTTGCTCTCACTCTTTTAATGGCACATGACCAATTTCTTGAAGGCCTGGGGTGAATTTGCACATGTGGGCGCTGCAGAAAATCCTCTGGGCATAATGTTAATGGTAACAAAGAGTTACTTGGCTACATAATACTtgatggaaggacagataaactCTTGGAAGGAAATTTGGCAATATTCACCAAGAATCAGGAAATATTTAGAGCCTTCGACAGAGCATTAacactttggtttttaaaaactactctAAGGAAATAATCCGTATACTGAGAAAAACTATATACACAGAGACATTTTTGCtgcatttttattatagcaaagaaatggaaataaatcaaaTGGCAAGTAGAGGAACTGCTAAGTGTAGTATATCCACTTGTGGAAATTCAGTGGTTATCATTGATGGTAGTTAGCAAGAccagcaagaaaaatgaaaaaacaccaCTTAGAACTAATGTAAAGTaacaaaaaatcagaataaaaagttaaatgtatatgaaaattgtaaataatatatacacattaaaaaatgcaaGCAGGAGACACGTTAAGTTGTTCCCAGGAGAATTTATAAATTGTGGGATGGTTGTCTGTTTTTAATCttgatctttattttctaaatgtatagtTTGTGAGTGTGATGTTTTAAAGAGAGTTTTATGGAAATATAATTcccataccataaaattcattcatttaaactgTACAATTCAGTGCTTTTCAgcatattcacagaattgtgcaatcatcatcactatctaattccagaattcTTTCATCATCCCTAAAAGAAATTTGGTACTTTCAGTGGTCACTCCCCATTTtacccttcccccagcccctggaaaaaACTCATCTACTTTCAGTCTATATGGATTAGCCTATTCCAGAGAGTCTATATAAATGGACTCACACAACACGGCCATtggtgtttggcttctttcatttagcattagattttcaaggttcatccatgttgtagcacatataAATACCTAATTCCTTTCGCGgtcatataatatttcattgcatgactattttacattttatttatccatttatcagttgaacatttgggttgtttctttttacctattataaataatgctgctatgaacattcagcTACAGGTGattgttttcattcattgtgGGTGTATATCTAGAAATGAAAGTGCTGGGTCATACGGAAACTCTACGCTTAACATTTTTGATGagctgccaaactcttttccaaagtgatgGCACCGTTTTACAACCCTGCCAGCAATGTgaggggttccaatttctccacatcctcgccaaaaCTTGTTAttgattgtgttttttattttagacattcGTCTGtgtttgaggtgatatctcactgtggttttgtttgcatttccctaatgattaacaACATTgaccattttctttctcatatgcttactgtccatttgtatgtcttctttagagaaatatctattcaaatcctttactCACTGGgttattttcatagttttattattgagttgtaagagctctttttatattcttgataCAAACctcttaccagatatatgatttataaatatttttccattccatGGATTATAtggatagtgtcctttgaagctcaaatcttttaattttgatgaagttgtttattttttcttttgttacttgtgtttttgatgtcatatctaagaaaccattgcctgatccaaagtcatgaagatataCTCCTATGctattttttctaaagtttttataattttagctcttaaatttaggcatatcatgtatttttatttaatttttatatatggtgtgaggaaTGACAGCTTCATTCTATTGTAAGTGGGTATCCAATTGGCCCAGGACAATTTTTTGGAAAGATTATCCTTTCCCATCGAATTTTCTTAGCCCTGGTCAAAAATCATGACTATAAATgaaagggtttatttctggactttctattcttttccacTTATTCATATTTCTATCCTTATGAAATAGCACATTGTGTTGAATACTGTAGCTTTAtagaaagttttgaaattgggaaataTGAGTTCTCTAGCTTTGATctctttaaagattattttggctactcTGGGCCCTTACATTTTAGATGAATTTTAGAATGAGATTGGCAATTTCTGCAAAAATGGCAGCTAAATTTTGAGAGGGATTCCACTTAATCCGTAGATCAGTTTGGGGGAGTTAATTAGCATCTTAATAATGTTAAGTTTTTTGACCCATGAGcctagaatttccatttctttagatctttcttaatttctttgaatgACGTCTTATAGCTTTCAGTGTGTGAGCTTTATACTCCTTTTGGTAAGTATATTCCTAggcactttattctttttgatgctattttacatggaactgttttcttaatttcatttttggattgctCATtgctaatagaaatataattaatttgatCTTGTATTCTATAACTTTGCTGAATGTCTTGAATGggattataaaataagaatgaatcaTCTGAGGAGAAGAAAGATTACAGTCGCTCCTCAATTTTGCACAAAGGACGTGGATACTCTGGGAATCTCTAGTTAGACCTAAAGACACTCATGTACAAACGTGCTGCCCACTGGcatgagaagaaaaaagggagaatcTAGACGGTTAATGTTCTGGCAAGATGGTGCACTCAGCAAGAGTATCTAGGAAAAGTAGATAAAATATGATACAATTGATGCTATATTTGTGTTTCCCCCTACCCCCAAtctatatgttgaagccctaatacAAAATGTGATATTTGCTGTGGTCCTTTGGTAGGTAATTAGGTTTTAATGAgctcatgagggcagagcccccCATGATGGATTTAATGTCCTTATAATAATAAGAAGAGACCAAAgttctctccaccatgtgaggacacagtgaaaaagtGGCTGTCTGTAAACCCttaccagacaccaaatctggcAGCACCTGGACctcggacttcccagcctctagaaccctgaaaaataaatgtttgttatttaagccaccaagtctattgtattttgttgtagcagcccaaCTGACTAAGACTATTTATTGGTGTATGGTTGAGATTGTAGGAAATGCAAATCTCCAAATACAGACTAAACAACAACACAGATTATAGAGAATAAAAGCACTAGGCAAGTGAGTTGACCCTGAACATATACTGAGAGATTTCTGAACTGGTAACAGCTCTCAGTATGGCTTTTAAtgccataaaacaaaaaataagtcaTAGCGCTTGATAAGCTGGGCAGTGAGAACAAAGACCCTTCATGAAGCTGGGCCCTCAAAGAGCATAACTCCAGTAAAGAGAACCACCAATCTCGACCCACTAGTTCAGGGAAATGATAGGAAGCTTATTTCTGTGTCTTGGGTTTGAATGGGAAAAAGTTACATTAAAATTTCTGTGGTAAATCAAAACTCTAAACTTGCCCatggatgtaatatacagcatggtgattatagttatcAATACTGCattgcatacttgaaagttgctctGAGAGTAGAGTTCTCAccataacaaaaacaacaacaaatggtAATTATTTGAAGTGAAAGATATGTTAACATGTATTGTGATAAACACTTTACAacatatacatttgtcaaacttatacaatgttatatgtcaattatatctcaaaagagCTGGAAAAAACCTAACTCTGAACTTACACCCCTCGAGGATTTAGAGTCAAACTCTATGCTACTCAAGTGGAACAGGTATTACCCCTACTGAGAAAGCAGCAGAAACTTGTATGGCCCAGTGTTACCCCTGGATTATCCAAGAAGGGACCGTAAAACCCACCCTGAAAGGGCACTTCAATTACAAGggatttacatacatatatacaaaacaaGGTCTATTGAAACCTAATACACAACCatacataataaaacataaaggaaaatgagCCACCATGAGTAAAACTCagcaaacaaaagcaacaacaaaaacaaaatggaagtgtTAGCATCATAGAGACTTCTGATAAAGCTATGATATGATAGTGACAGTATatcaaacatacataaaataaataaaatgataaaacaagaagtagaaataaaaaaggaaatctataaataaacaataagaatatttgtaaaataaccCACAGATAAGAGAGCAGGTTCCAAGCAATCTGGAGAGAATGGTAGgtagaaggggaaggaaaaaccATCTGGGCTCATAAAAATGTGTCTCTCTTTCTCAGCAGTCATGTTTTAATTTCAAGGTATTAGGAAACACAATACACTTTGGTAAATGGCATTTCACTTAAATTCTGACACTCTTATTCCAAATAACTCAAACAGCTGTATTTCTTCAACCGTTAGCAATGAGTTCTATAATTAGAGTACCATAATAGATTCTGCGTCAGAAGTCAGAAAAGGATAACCAGGTGTCACAGCCATTTAGTTCCTCATGCTTCAGGCCTTACGTAGCACTGCTTCCACCTCCTCACCCCCTATAATGGCCCACTTTACTTCAGTTCTGAATGCCATTGGCAGAATAAAATCTATTCCTTCCTTGctactttctatttaaaaaaataaataaggcataGATGGTGCtctatttttaatgctttccttttttagAAACTGGTACAAAGTCTCTCAACTTGGATAAACATTCAGGTTGTTATTTCAGATAGTTTCATATTTCTACAATCAATGGAATTCTTCAGTGACGGTGATCTGTATACAGTGATTTATAACCCTTTTTGGCTATTTAAGTCTTTGTCACATATTTCAATAGATCtgactattttacttttttgtactGTGAATGCCATCACTTTGTTTCTtactccctctctcctctcaaaGTCATTCAGGTCATTTATTTTCTGCCCCAcctaaaagagacaaaaatttcTGACTATTCTTTAAGAAACTTGTGGCTGCTTatgaataaaatttattcataaaatttatttttccttcagagaaAACCTAAATGTCCCAATGTTAATTATTAGACAAACTTTAAAGTTGATCCATAAATAGGTTTCTTAGTATTCacttttttacttcattttctttaaaaatatccccATAACAATTCAAATTAATAGTTCCTCACTTTCTTTATACTTTAGATGaggacaaaatatattatttctctttaaaatatgcaaattctCTAAGAGTTACGATATAcacctctccaccctccccccaccccacctctttgCACCCCGGATCTTTGATGATTTTCTTATTAGAAACCCAGGTACAGAAACTAATCATATGCCAATGATTGTACACTTGGGTGTTGAAAATCTTGCTATCTGAAGTTAGATTTGCTGAACAACACTTTTGCCCATGGCAGCAGCAGGAAGATCAGGCATTAAGAAGCATTTAGCAACTTCTCCCTGCTGTAAAATCATTAAAAGTCACTAATCTTTCTACTCACAACTAAGTCCTTTCTTAATCCAACAAGAAGTGGTCCTATTCTGTCAGGGAAGAGCCTGGGTCCTCATGAATCACTTTCTTTGTTGGGACTGTGAATGCATCTGTTGTGCCAACTGGATTGATACTATAAAATAGGGGCACCTACATAATTATGCTTAAAACAAAATGTAGTTGTTTcaattctctatttaaaaataaagtataaagaacTTTCAGAATGACAGAAAGTAAGGGCCTCAGACAATCTGCTCATCCATAAAAGCAATGAGGACACCGgcaaaaattgtcaaaatcaactctttcagaactctgaaaaataaCCAAAGGATTGCAAAAACCCAATGAATATTATGCAGAAAGAATGGTGGATGCTGAGTAAGAACAGGGAGTTTTCTGGCATTTTATCTTGCCCTGATCCCACCTCCAGTTTCAGGGTAGCCTTGAAAATGGGTAGCCTTACAATGAGGGTAACTATGAAAAGCAGTAGCCTAGCAGTCACTGGAGGGGATAAAATGGGCTTAGAGTTCCCCCAAAAGCCTCATTTTTAGAGAATTTTCCACAGTTGACCTCTCTGGCAGCTCCCTGGGAAGCCCCACTTGCAAGGCTTGTATTTATTTAACTCGAATCAGAGCTTGCTCAGTGCGAATAACTTTTTCTCTGGggcattttttgaaaataatcagtGGTAATTACTTAACATAACAGCTGTCTGAGGTGAGATACCAGTTGATACAACAAAAGACGgaccagagaaaaggaaaagcagagaaatgagaTGTCCATAGTGCATTCTGAAAATCTCCAATATAATTCCAGGGGTTAGAGAAGATCACATGCATATGTATGGCTGTGGACATGACTAGAAAAGACTTGAGAAGACCCTAATCTGTCACCTCTAGATGAACATGAGGTTCTGCTCAAGCGGGAAGTAAGGCTAATGCAGGGTTGTATACTGCCTGCTAGAGCAGTGAAGACATGCCCCAACAAACAGAAAGAGTCCTAAGCAAAGGCTGAGAGACTTATTTGTTGAGAGAATTTAAGAAAGTTTCTATCCAATCATTAACTGACTAGTAGGCTAACCAAGCTGAGATTTCAGTGGCCACACATGATAAAGAATACAAATGTTTCAGAATTAGTTCAGGAAAggcactaaacaaacaaacagcaagaCCTACAACAAATAGCAACAACAATAGACCCTGAGAAGGGGGAATCGTATTATAAGTGTtgcaatattacattatttaaaatatccagttttcaacaaattatgagacataaataaaaaatagaaaagtatggGCTATAAACAGGGAAAGAAGCAGTTACTAGAAACAGTCCATTTTTGTGAAGAGACGAAGGTTGAGTGGTTGCGACCGCGTTGCCGACCTCGGGGAGCAGTCGGCTTCTTCACGTACAACCCGGGAGTAGGAGATTCAGAATCgaatctcttctccttcccccttcGGTGAGATTTTTTTGATCTTCAgctacatttttttggctttgtGAGGAACCTTATCTTCAAAGACAATGGCCAGCAATGTTACCAACAAGACAGATCCTCGCTCCATGAACTCCCGTGTATTCATTGGAAATCTCAATACTCTTGTGGTCAAGAAATCTGATGTGGAGGCAATCTTCTCAAAATATGGCAAAATTGTGGGTTGCTCTGTTCATAAGGGCTTTGCCTTTGTTCAGTATGTTAATGAGAGAAATGCCCGGGCTGCTGTGGCAGGAGAGGATGGCAGAATGATTGCTGGCCAGGTTTTAGATATTAATCTGGCTGCAGAGCCAAAAGTGAACCGAGGAAAAGCAGGTGTGAAACGATCTGCAGCGGAGATGTACGGGTCAGTACCAGAACACCCTTCTCCGTCCCCTCTACTCAGCTCCTCTTTTGACTTGGACTATGACTTTCAACGGGATTATTATGACAGGATGTACAGTTACCCAGCAcgtgttcctcctcctcctcctattgCTCGGGCTGTAGTGCCCTCCAAACGCCAGCGTGTCTCAGGAAACACCTCTCGGAGGGGCAAAAGTGGCTTCAATTCTAAGAGTGGACAGCGAG harbors:
- the LOC117037308 gene encoding heterogeneous nuclear ribonucleoprotein C-like, translating into MASNVTNKTDPRSMNSRVFIGNLNTLVVKKSDVEAIFSKYGKIVGCSVHKGFAFVQYVNERNARAAVAGEDGRMIAGQVLDINLAAEPKVNRGKAGVKRSAAEMYGSSFDLDYDFQRDYYDRMYSYPARVPPPPPIARAVVPSKRQRVSGNTSRRGKSGFNSKSGQRGSSSKSGKLKGDDLQTIKKELTQIKQKVDSLLESLEKIEKEQSKQGVEMKNDKSEEEQSSSSLKKDETNVKMESEGGADDSAEEGDLLDDDDNEDRGDDQLELIKDDEKEAEEGEDDRDSANGEDDS